GTTCGCGGGCGGCGCGTAGAGTAGGCTGGGCGTTGCGCCGTCGAGTGTTGCATCGACGCCGACCGCGCGCAGGTCGGCTTGGATCACCGTCGCCACCGTCTTATAGACGTTCTCCGAGAGGTTGAAGGTGATGCGCGCGCTGACGTGCCGGCCGCGCAGCAATGCACGCGCACGCGCCGGATCGAACGGCGGCGCGGCAATGGCGGCATCGTGTTCCGGAAAGAGCGGCGCGATCTCGGTCGTGGCGAGGGGACTGTAGCCATGATAAACCGTCCGCGCAATGCCCGCCCGGTCGATCGCGTACGATAGCGCGCGGCGCACGGCGAGATCGCGCAGATGTTCGGTTTGGAATTCGACGTCGTCGACTTCGTTGCGCGCAACCGCAACGACCGCAATCCCGGGCGCGGCCCGGGCGCGCGCCACCTGGTCATAGGTGATGTCGGTGAAGTCGATCGCATGCGCGAGCAGATCGACGTAGGCCGAGTTCTCGTCGGCGACCATCTTCACGATCACGCGCTGCAGCTTGGGCGGCTGCCAGGCGTAGGGATTGCGGCCGAAAACGACCGAGTCGCCGTGGTTCCACTGCGTCACGCGAAAGGGTCCGGTTCCGAACGGCTTTTCGTTCCACGCGGTCGCGTGCACGAGATCGGTGTCGTCGTGAAATGCGTGCGCCGGCAAGATGCCGTAAACGTAATCGGTTGCGGCAAAGAGTTCGTGCACCGCACCCGACCACGGATGCTTCAACCGAATGCGCACGGTGTAGGGATCGGGTGTCGTCAGCGAGGCGATGCGCCGGTAGGGCTCGGCCTCGGTGACCGGATTGCGTGGGTCGAGGATCGCGCGGTAAGTGAATGCGACGTCGCGCGACGTGAACGGCACGCCGTCGGCGAAGCGCACGCCGCGCCGCAGATGATAGGTGATCGTGAGGCCGTCGCGCGAGATGCCGCCGTTCGCCACGCTCGGCACCGCCGTGCACAGAATCGGAATCGCGCGGTTCTGCGGGCTGATGCCGACCAACGGCTGGGCGTAGAGTTGGGTGAGATCGATCAGGCGCTGCCCGAACGCGATCAGCGGATCGAGCGTGTAGATCGTGCCGAGATAGCCGATGCGCACATCGCCGGGCGTGCCCCATCCAGCGCCGGCGCGGGTGCACGCACACAACACCAGGAGCAGCAGCGCGAGTCGAGCGTTACGCGGCACCTTGGCGGAATCGTTCGATAGCCTGCAAGAGTCCTTGCGGATCGTCCGTTCCGAGCGTTACCCGGCGGCCGTCGGTCTTGGTGATCTCGACCGCCCGGAATCCGCCGACGTTCCAGAGCCAGCCGTGCCAGATCGTATAGTGAATCCCCCAGCCCTCGAGAAAATTCGTACTCGTGAGCTCCGCGCCGGCAATATCGCGCAGCGCAATCGCACCGGCGGGCCAACCCCATCCCATGTACCACGAAACCGCCTCGCCGTCGACGTGAATCGTGAGCCGCGCGAAGATCGCGAGGATTGCAACGATCGGAACCACCACCGCGATCGCGGGCGCTAGGGTTGCGATGCTCGGGCTGAGTCCCCACGCCACGACCAGCGGCAGCGCCGCCAGAAGAATGAACCACATCCAGCGGGCGTGTTGCGTGCGTTCATACATGAGATACGTCTACG
This genomic stretch from Candidatus Baltobacteraceae bacterium harbors:
- a CDS encoding peptide ABC transporter substrate-binding protein — its product is MPRNARLALLLLVLCACTRAGAGWGTPGDVRIGYLGTIYTLDPLIAFGQRLIDLTQLYAQPLVGISPQNRAIPILCTAVPSVANGGISRDGLTITYHLRRGVRFADGVPFTSRDVAFTYRAILDPRNPVTEAEPYRRIASLTTPDPYTVRIRLKHPWSGAVHELFAATDYVYGILPAHAFHDDTDLVHATAWNEKPFGTGPFRVTQWNHGDSVVFGRNPYAWQPPKLQRVIVKMVADENSAYVDLLAHAIDFTDITYDQVARARAAPGIAVVAVARNEVDDVEFQTEHLRDLAVRRALSYAIDRAGIARTVYHGYSPLATTEIAPLFPEHDAAIAAPPFDPARARALLRGRHVSARITFNLSENVYKTVATVIQADLRAVGVDATLDGATPSLLYAPPANGGILYDGKFDLEIGGWYGGLDPEASEPWVCANRAPNGPNVARWCDARYDAAFAAQQRTLDPAVRTKQFALMQARIANQVPLIFLVYRTEFEAINPALHGFAPNMLYNFGQTQDWSLP